The following coding sequences are from one Chroogloeocystis siderophila 5.2 s.c.1 window:
- a CDS encoding SAM hydrolase/SAM-dependent halogenase family protein — protein MCKTQIVMLTDFGLSDVYVGVMKGVIAQIHRQINIIDLTHQIPPQNLAAARFCLMNAYPYFPDGTIYLTVVDPGVGSTRRAIAVEFASGFLVGPDNGILSGVLSQTPAISAVELTNSCYWRVEQSSATFHGRDIFAPVAAHLANGVSLYDLGNEIDVASLVELNLPNPILTDTSVQGCIQYIDGFGNLVTNISGDYVSGKRWVVVAQGREIPGCETYSDQPIGNLIALVGSHGCVEIVVNCGNARSQLQLDYLDPVQVLF, from the coding sequence ATGTGCAAAACACAAATCGTCATGCTGACAGATTTTGGACTAAGTGATGTTTACGTAGGCGTCATGAAGGGAGTCATAGCTCAAATTCATCGTCAGATTAATATTATCGATCTGACACATCAAATTCCTCCACAAAATCTAGCCGCAGCGCGGTTTTGCTTGATGAATGCTTATCCTTACTTCCCTGATGGAACAATTTATCTTACAGTCGTTGATCCAGGTGTGGGTAGTACAAGACGCGCGATCGCAGTAGAATTTGCATCAGGGTTTTTGGTTGGACCTGACAATGGGATATTGAGTGGTGTATTAAGTCAAACTCCAGCAATAAGTGCTGTCGAGTTAACGAATTCCTGTTACTGGCGGGTTGAACAAAGTAGTGCAACGTTTCATGGTAGAGATATTTTTGCACCTGTCGCCGCGCATCTTGCTAATGGAGTTTCGCTTTATGATTTGGGAAACGAAATTGATGTCGCATCGTTAGTAGAGCTAAACTTACCGAATCCTATACTCACAGACACCAGCGTACAAGGTTGTATTCAATATATCGATGGTTTTGGTAATTTAGTGACAAATATTTCTGGTGACTACGTTAGTGGTAAACGGTGGGTTGTTGTCGCGCAAGGAAGAGAAATACCAGGGTGTGAGACATACAGCGATCAACCTATCGGAAATCTGATCGCCCTTGTGGGTAGTCACGGTTGCGTAGAAATTGTGGTTAATTGTGGGAATGCGCGATCGCAGCTACAGTTAGATTATTTAGATCCTGTTCAAGTATTATTTTGA